Part of the Vibrio parahaemolyticus genome, GCCTTCGGCTTGTGTCCACTTTTTATTTTCTTGCGAATAACCACGGTTGATAACCGTGACACCACCGTCTTCACGCAATTCGTATTCAGCCGTAACGTTAGAGAGGCCGCGCTCAAAGGAATGATCCAGTCGAGCTATTTCATACCATTTACCGAGGTATGGTTGGAGTGCAAAGTTGTTTACAGGCTCAACATCATCTGGTTTTGACGTACAACCAAACATCGCGATCAAACATAACAACATCCATGCTTTTATAGATTTCATTTTTAACTCCAATAGCGATTACTCATTGATTTTACTCTATAAGATTGAAAATCGATCACAGACGAAAGATTTTAGAATCTCCGCAAGCCAACCCTTGTTCCTGATAACCTTGCAAAGCTTCAAAAACATTGAAATGACTGACGACAATAACTTTGTCATATTGTCTGTACCTTTACAAAACCGCCATCGTTCGTGCTTTTAACGCCGTCACATGCTCATAGCGCTCGTCGCTCATCGGCAGTCTTAGTTTTAGCAACTCGCGATATTCGTGCCAACGCCGGTCTCGCTCAGCCAACGAAATATAACCACCAGCAGTATCCGCCCGCCATTCTCTCAGATCGTGTTCGACAAACAATTCAAATCCATGACGGCGGTTAAGGATCTCCGCCGTTTGGAGCGCTCTCGTATATGGTGAACAAATAATAGCCTGCGCATCATCGAATACGGCGTTGGTAAGCTTTTGATGAAGTTCCGATAAATACGCTCGATCTAATGGCGCGTAATCTTTCTCTAACTGCGTCATGCATCTTTCATCAGCTAATGAAAAATCTGGCACGCCATGTCGCACAAAAATAATTTCCATCTATTTGTTTTTTCTTAGCTTTTACTTATTTTATAGTTTTTCGAGATAAGCTTGTGCTTTTTTCGGGTTAGTCAAATGAACAAATTGAATGGGTGAACCGCTCAATTCACGTTTCAGTTGAAGATATTTTTGTCGTCGTTTGGCGTAGTTTTTAATAGACCATAATACGATGGAGTCTTTTGTAAACAGTCGATACAGACTTTCTCTGTTACCAGTCCCTTCCCACACCTCTTGCTTTGTGTAAATACGAGTGAGTGCACGTTTGGTCGCTCGGTAAAACGTCACCGTTCTTGAATAGTCCAACCAAATTATCGTGTCGACGTCTTGCCACTTTATGCTTTCAGTTCGAGAATAGTTTCCATCCAAAACCCATTCACTTTGCGTGAGGGCCGTTTTTAAGTTGCTGAAAAACTCATGGTCGGTGCTTTCTTGCCAGCCCGCTTTCCAAAACAATTTGTCCATTTCGATATGTGTAACGTCGAGCTTCTGAGCTAAGGCTTTTGCGAAAGTAGACTTACCACTGCCGCTACTACCAATGACATTTATCCTTTTCATATAACGCCCTCCTTGGCGCTGGCAACAAACTGACGAAGAACGCTGCAATTAGTCAAAACTACAGCTTATTTTTACAGGTCGGTGATAGTAGTGTTTTGTATGATTGATAAGAAATTCAAACGCCAAACATGTGAACTATGACTCATATTAAATTTGATTTATTGCGCTTAACGCTGCCCCAATTCTCGAGTAAATTGAGTCTTCGTAGGCAACAACATCACGAGTTTTTACACTGTAAACTGATTTATCAAGAACAGAATCTTTGATTTATCGTGTTTATTTTCTATGTAAACTCGATCCAATTACTCATCGAATTAACTTTGTGCATATCAAAAGTTTGCACAACATAGACAATGGCGTGATCTCATCACCACTATAATACGACCCGATATGAATAGAGGTGATGGTTATGATGTTAAAAACAGTGTCGACTTGTGCAATTTTGGGGTTGCTTGTTGGTTGCCAACCAAAAAACCAAGAAGAGACGACACATGTAACAGCCTCGGCAGATGTATGTAATACACAGGGAAACATGCCAGGTGGGTGGAACGAATTTGATGCTACCCCTGATGCACAAAAGGCTATGGCCTTTGTCCTGAAACAAATGGATACCCTTTCGTCATTCAAACAAATTTTGACAGTTCATGCACAAATAGTGAGCGGTGTGAACTACGCAATTGAATTTGAAATGGATGATGGCTCAATTTGGAACACTATTGTGTATCGTAATCTCGACGGAGAGTACGCGATTACTCAATCGCCAAAAGAAGGTCACTTCTGCGAACAATAAGTGTCAGAGTCGATAAAAAAGCCCCATAAAGGGGCTTTTTTGTTTTCATTTAACTGTTTGATTTTTATTTAGATAATAGCATCTGAGATTTAACCGAAACGGTAGAACCAAACCTAGACGGTTCAACATCGATTCGCAACGCCATCTGCTCTTTGAGTTCAGACACGTGTGAAATTACGCCAATCATGCGGCCCGTTTGTTGCAAGTCGACCAATGTTTGAATCGCCAGATCGAGAGATTCAGGGTCCAAGCTACCAAAGCCTTCGTCGATGAATAACGTATCTAAACGAATTCCACCGCTGTAAGATTGCACTACATCAGACAAGCCTAATGCCAAAGCTAAAGCTGCCATGAAGGATTCTCCACCCGACAACGTTGCAACATCACGCATTTTTCCGGTGTAACCGTCTTCCACCACGAGATCAAGTCCTCGCCCTGCAGCACCCTTAAAACCCTCTGTTTTACGCGCTAGAATATATCGACCCTTGCTCATCAAACTCAGTCGTTGAGAAGCTTGAATCAACACATCATCCAATAAAACCCCCAACACAAATCGGTGTAAACTGATACGGCTGCCCGTTTTACCACTGGCGACATCATAAAGCGTACCGAAAACTTTGTACTCTTCCTCTAATTTACGGTTTTTATCGTGCAGATTAGAAATTTCATTGCGAACTTTTTCCAAGCCTTCAAACAGTGAACGCGTGCTATCCAGCTGATTTCTAATTTCTAAATACGAATGTTGAGCAGTGCTTAAACTGACGTTAAGCGCTTCTAAATTAGGCTTCTCGACCGCCTTCAAAGCTTGATTTAAATCCGCAAGAGTTTGTTCTAACTGAATTTGTGTTTGCTTAAAGTTATCTATTTCTTGTTGCCAAGTTTGAGCTTGTTGTTCACTCACTTTACTCTGTAAGAAGTACGCTTCATCAGCAAATGCACTCGCTTTTAGTGCACTTTCCCATTCGGTTTTAGCATCTTCCAGTCTACTATTCGCTTCCAACAGCCACTGTTGGTGAGTCGTCAACTGACTATCGACATTTGATTTCGCCAGCACAGCTTGTTGTAACTGCACTTGCGCAGATTCTAGGCCGTTATTCAGCTCAACAATTTGCTTGTGTATCTGAGTCAAGTCGTTTTCTAGTTGCTCTAGTGATGTGTATTTATCACCTAATGACGCAGTCAATTTCGCTAACTGCTGCTGATTTGCTTTAATCGTCGATTCATTTGCAGCCATCTGGTTTTGCAAATCGTTGATCTTACCTTCGCCAACCAAACAACGTTGATTCAACTCGTTCACGCTTTGCTCAAGCTGAGCAATATTAATTGCGTTCAAATGCTGTAATCGTTCATTGAGTTGATGAATAGATGCCTGTAATGCTTGCAGCTCTAGGTTCGCGTTCTGCCCCAACTCAGAAACCATTTGCTCAATTTGCTGCGTGTATTGAGCAATCGCAATATTGTGTTGTTCCAACTGGTTGCTCAATTGGTTCAGCGTGATTTGAGCCTCACGCTCCTGATGACGAGCCTGTTGAACTTGCTCTTTTGTGACTTCATCACCAACAAATTGAGCAGGCTGAGGATGTTCGGTACTACCACAAACGGGACACTTCTCTCCAGTTTGTAAACGAAGAGCAAGAACTGCCGCTTGCGCATTATGCCAACTGAGCTCTAACGCATCCGCTTCACGTTGAAGGTTTTCATAATAAGACTTGGCTTGAGTTACCGAGGCTTGTTTACTTGACGTCAATGCATCTAACTTTGAAAGCTCTTGATTTAAATTACCTAACTTTTGAAGATCCGACATCAAACGCTGCTGCTGTTTGATCTCTGCATCCACACCACCAATACTTGCGACATCAATGCGAGCTTGCTCCAACACTTTTTGCGCTTGCAGGGCGTCTTGCGTCAGTTTTTCCCTAAACACTATGTATTTTTTTAGCGTTTCTTCAAATTCTGATTTCTGCTGAAGTCCTGCAGCGATGGCACTATCCAGTTCAACCTTCTCGACCAACTTGCTTGTCATGCTTTCAAGTTGGTATTGCTGCTCTGTCAGCCTAGGAACCCGATTCGCTTGTTCTTTTGCCTGTTGGAAGGCTTGTTCCTTCGTTTTTAAGACGTCGTCAGCGGCTTTTAAATCTTGAGAAAGAACGGCAACCTTTTGGTTTAAATCTTGAACTTGCTGGGCGGCATTTTGCAGCGTGATATAAGGCAGTTCAATCCTACTCGCCTTTTTCGCATTCTCTAACTGGAGTTGGCGAGCCGAAAT contains:
- a CDS encoding cystatin domain-containing protein, with the translated sequence MMLKTVSTCAILGLLVGCQPKNQEETTHVTASADVCNTQGNMPGGWNEFDATPDAQKAMAFVLKQMDTLSSFKQILTVHAQIVSGVNYAIEFEMDDGSIWNTIVYRNLDGEYAITQSPKEGHFCEQ
- a CDS encoding lipocalin family protein, coding for MKSIKAWMLLCLIAMFGCTSKPDDVEPVNNFALQPYLGKWYEIARLDHSFERGLSNVTAEYELREDGGVTVINRGYSQENKKWTQAEGQAYFVGDENIGHLKVSFFGPFYSSYIVFELGENYEYAFVSGFNHDYLWLLSRKPNVDKATVERFKRVAKEKGFTLDELILVDQKH
- a CDS encoding AAA family ATPase, whose translation is MKPIKLTMQAFGPFAKTETIDFEKLGSNALFLINGPTGSGKTSILDAICFALYGETTSNERQGIQMRCDLASPQLLTEVTLDFSLHGKVYRVTRAPEQEAPKARGEGLTVRKHTASLYELGETEKLITSKTTQVKTEITNIIGLNETQFRQVMVLPQGKFRELLLATSKEREEIFGQLFETDIYKKIEYALKDKASSISKAKDEFDNQIRGALQVAGVTSEAELTEQRETLSVQFASAQKREQESLAQLNAVKTEIQRAETLSNEFKKREQAEASLHLHLQQTETISARQLQLENAKKASRIELPYITLQNAAQQVQDLNQKVAVLSQDLKAADDVLKTKEQAFQQAKEQANRVPRLTEQQYQLESMTSKLVEKVELDSAIAAGLQQKSEFEETLKKYIVFREKLTQDALQAQKVLEQARIDVASIGGVDAEIKQQQRLMSDLQKLGNLNQELSKLDALTSSKQASVTQAKSYYENLQREADALELSWHNAQAAVLALRLQTGEKCPVCGSTEHPQPAQFVGDEVTKEQVQQARHQEREAQITLNQLSNQLEQHNIAIAQYTQQIEQMVSELGQNANLELQALQASIHQLNERLQHLNAINIAQLEQSVNELNQRCLVGEGKINDLQNQMAANESTIKANQQQLAKLTASLGDKYTSLEQLENDLTQIHKQIVELNNGLESAQVQLQQAVLAKSNVDSQLTTHQQWLLEANSRLEDAKTEWESALKASAFADEAYFLQSKVSEQQAQTWQQEIDNFKQTQIQLEQTLADLNQALKAVEKPNLEALNVSLSTAQHSYLEIRNQLDSTRSLFEGLEKVRNEISNLHDKNRKLEEEYKVFGTLYDVASGKTGSRISLHRFVLGVLLDDVLIQASQRLSLMSKGRYILARKTEGFKGAAGRGLDLVVEDGYTGKMRDVATLSGGESFMAALALALGLSDVVQSYSGGIRLDTLFIDEGFGSLDPESLDLAIQTLVDLQQTGRMIGVISHVSELKEQMALRIDVEPSRFGSTVSVKSQMLLSK
- a CDS encoding shikimate kinase, coding for MKRINVIGSSGSGKSTFAKALAQKLDVTHIEMDKLFWKAGWQESTDHEFFSNLKTALTQSEWVLDGNYSRTESIKWQDVDTIIWLDYSRTVTFYRATKRALTRIYTKQEVWEGTGNRESLYRLFTKDSIVLWSIKNYAKRRQKYLQLKRELSGSPIQFVHLTNPKKAQAYLEKL